A stretch of Malus sylvestris chromosome 11, drMalSylv7.2, whole genome shotgun sequence DNA encodes these proteins:
- the LOC126589235 gene encoding uncharacterized protein LOC126589235 codes for MGWTGVGAARPSASCVPIPLWIPPPSSFVKINVDASWSLSTHSGFAGVVIRDASGQFVAAERFALSTPSVAAAEATTLLRGCELGSSLGLQSVIVESNSRESIDWLSGDVDVGSWEAYPVLTRVKMVSDAFQFCRWSWVPRSANGAADFLASRGFPEMGSRVWVDRPPSSLVFVLNKDGLPCPP; via the coding sequence ATGGGGTGGACGGGTGTTGGTGCTGCTCGGCCCTCTGCCAGTTGTGTTCCGATTCCTCTATGgattcctcctccttcttctttcgtTAAAATTAATGTTGATGCTAGTTGGTCTCTTTCGACTCATTCGGGTTTTGCTGGAGTGGTCATTCGTGATGCTTCTGGTCAATTTGTGGCTGCTGAGAGATTTGCCTTATCTACACCTTCTGTAGCTGCGGCTGAAGCGACGACTTTGCTGCGTGGCTGTGAGTTGGGGTCTTCGTTGGGCTTACAGTCGGTTATTGTGGAGTCAAATTCTCGGGAGTCCATTGATTGGCTCTCCGGAGATGTTGATGTTGGCAGTTGGGAAGCTTATCCTGTTCTGACAAGAGTTAAGATGGTGAGTGATGCTTTTCAGTTCTGTCGCTGGTCTTGGGTGCCAAGATCAGCCAATGGAGCCGCTGACTTCCTTGCGTCGCGGGGTTTTCCGGAGATGGGTTCTCGGGTTTGGGTTGACAGGCCCCCATCTTCTTTGGTCTTCGTTTTGAATAAGGATGGTCTTCCTTGCCCtccttaa
- the LOC126588856 gene encoding serine/threonine-protein kinase STY13-like, with amino-acid sequence MEEWEIDLAKLDIRHVIVHGTNGTVYRGAYDGQDVAVKILAWGEDGIATAAETAALRASFQQEVAVWHKLDHPNIPKLVGASMGTSNLKIPVKNTSNDSHNSPPSRACCVVEFVPGGAETLKNFLIRNRRGKLAFKVVIQLALDLSKGLSYLHSKKILHRDVKTENMLVDAHRTLKFVDFGVTRIETRKSRDMTWETSTPGYMAPEVLDGKPYNRKCDVYSFGICLWEIYCCDMPYPNPSSTHVSSAAVRQNLQPEIPRCCPSTLASVMHKCWDANPDKRPEMKEVVKLLYAIDTSKGGSMIPEDQSTGCFCFSTPRGP; translated from the exons ATGGAAGAGTGGGAGATTGATTTGGCTAAGTTGGATATAAGACATGTTATTGTTCATGGAACCAATGGCACTGTGTACCGCGGTGCATATGACGGCCAAGATGTTGCAG TGAAGATATTGGCTTGGGGTGAGGACGGTATTGCCACAGCAGCTGAAACTGCTGCTCTTCGGGCGTCATTTCAGCAAGAGGTTGCTGTTTGGCATAAGCTTGACCACCCAAATATCCcaaag TTGGTCGGAGCTTCAATGGGAACTTCCAACCTTAAAATCCCTGTTAAAAACACATCAAACGATAGCCATAATTCTCCTCCTTCAAGAGCTTGTTGTGTTGTTGAGTTTGTTCCTGGTGGTGCTGAGACGCTAAAGAATTTTTTGATCAGGAATAGAAGAGGCAAACTTGCCTTTAAGGTTGTGATTCAACTTGCTTTGGATCTCTCCAAAGG TTTGAGCTATCTTCACTCAAAGAAAATTTTACACCGTGACGTCAAAACAGAAAATATGTTGGTTGATGCTCATAGAACATTGAAATTTGTTGATTTTGGCGTTACTCGAATAGAAACTCGGAAATCAAGGGACATGACTTGGGAGACTAGTACCCCTGGATACATGGCCCCAGAG GTCCTTGATGGCAAGCCATACAACAGGAAATGCGATGTCTATAGTTTTGGTATTTGCTTATGGGAAATCTATTGCTGTGACATGCCTTATCCTAATCCAAGTTCTACTCATGTCTCATCTGCAGCAGTGCGACAG AATTTACAACCAGAAATCCCAAGATGTTGTCCGAGCACATTGGCTAGCGTCATGCACAAATGTTGGGATGCAAACCCGGATAAACGCCCTGAAATGAAAGAGGTAGTGAAGCTGTTGTATGCAATAGATACGAGCAAGGGAGGCAGCATGATACCTGAAGACCAGTCTACCGGCTGTTTCTGTTTCAGCACACCTCGTGGTCCATGA
- the LOC126588845 gene encoding putative disease resistance RPP13-like protein 1, producing MALGEVFLAAFLQLLLDRLTPREILDYFGNFRGVGKKLEKWRSTLSTIGAVLSDAEERQLTEGGVKLWLDDLRDLAYAVEDMLDKFAAQMLKRMIEGRDQASTSNKVRRSFYKAQLSFDMNSEMKKITERLQDISERKDKFGLKDTGASAMESRSLQSSGVLDEKLVVGRDGDKGEIIELLSRKYEQVGALNFGVVAIVGMPGVGKTTLAQLVFNHKDDAMKEFEPKVWVSVSDDFNVVRVTKAILESITSGPVKVEEFSKMQHDLSEQLRGKKFLIVLDDIWNKGDYDLYDLWTRLQSPFGVGAGGSKIIVTTRDVNVAKIMGAAGVHNLECMADDDCFKIFERHAIGEINDGKPVNSELIRTKIVEKCRGLPFAARTLGGLLRCKEKDEWGEILNNKLWNIADKSDILPVLKLSYHCLPSNLKRCFAYCSILPNDYEFGEKQLVLLWMAEGLIQQKPEHNKQMEDLGRDYFRELLSRSLFQKSSKNNSRYVMHDLVNDLAQWAAGEICFRLDDKQGDNLQRTCFRRARHSSFIAGQFDGVMRFEDFPKVERLRTFLPLSLSDSRGWSKYLSHKVLFELLPQLQYLRVLSLNGYAITELPESISDLRLLQYLDLSYTDIISLPKSTSTLYNLQTLILEGCSKLKSLPANMSNLINLRHLNNSVAYSLEGMPPQLGKLVNLQSLSNFVVSDDSGQSRIREIEFLLHLCGTLCISRLENVIEVEDARRTNLKCKEGIDSLVLEWSHSSDTREMESDVLDMLQPHTKLKELTIKSYDGNEFSSWVGVPLFSNMVLVRLEECNNCLSLPPLGQLPHLKELYIRGMNAVESVGAEFYGECILPFPLLETLEFVEMQHWKEWLPFQLDHISGTFPCLKTLFVKKSSKLGGKLPENLNSLAKLEIVKCEELVVSIANYKQLRQLNIDGCKVFVHTAAKVEFELLESLCLSNISELLSLQTGELFKKGLTKVRDLKINGCEELTSSMKNEGRLLQQLTSLGRLEIEDNSPLVEELGKEAEELLQLQILECKLECLELNKCENLLKLPEGLNQLSSLQELCIHRCSLLVSFPDIGLPPSLKNIKITECHSLIYFAKFQIPQNLRRIEIRDCKSLKSLVDEEVIGSWPSSFSHNCLEYLKIQECQSLTSLSLSGQLLRTLKHLEMYDCSQLELIAQDEFFCDNTNHCLEYVRIWKCQNLKSLPNGLRHLINLQTLDIYHCESLVSIPRLSKGRIASKLREVEITDCDKLKVLPEYMQNLNSLEELVIDYREGLSCSFPPNLTSLTIWKVKSCKSFLELEWGLHRLTSLRKLWIYGNDPDTVSFPPDMAQMETLLPKSLTDLRIHGFPNLKKLSSKGFQFLTSLQSLSLFKCPKLASIPEECLPLSLRQLWIYGCPMLEERCQRGKGHYWHKISHIPYIDIVGKRI from the coding sequence ATGGCACTGGGAGAGGTTTTTCTTGCGGCGTTTCTGCAGCTGCTGCTCGACAGGTTGACCCCTCGCGAGATTCTCGACTACTTTGGAAACTTCCGGGGCGTCGGAAAGAAGCTAGAGAAGTGGAGGTCCACGTTGTCTACAATCGGAGCGGTGCTGAGCGACGCCGAGGAAAGGCAACTGACTGAAGGTGGTGTAAAATTGTGGCTTGATGATCTAAGAGACTTGGCCTATGCTGTCGAAGACATGTTGGACAAATTTGCCGCTCAAATGTTGAAGCGCATGATAGAGGGACGTGATCAAGCCAGCACAAGCAACAAGGTACGGAGATCATTTTATAAAGCTCAATTGAGTTTTGATATGAACTCCGAAATGAAGAAGATTACGGAGCGGTTGCAAGACATATCTGAACGGAAAGATAAGTTTGGCTTGAAAGATACTGGGGCGTCGGCTATGGAATCGCGAAGTCTACAAAGTTCAGGCGTGTTGGATGAAAAGCTTGTTGTTGGAAGAGATGGTGACAAAGGGGAGATTATTGAATTGTTGTCAAGAAAATACGAACAGGTAGGTGCTCTCAATTTTGGGGTAGTTGCTATTGTTGGCATGCCCGGAGTCGGGAAGACGACACTTGCTCAACTTGTATTCAACCACAAAGATGATGCCATGAAGGAGTTTGAGCCAAAGGTGTGGGTATCCGTGTCTGATGACTTCAATGTTGTGCGAGTGACAAAGGCAATTCTTGAGTCAATCACATCTGGACCCGTTAAAGTGGAGGAGTTTAGTAAAATGCAGCATGATTTGAGTGAGCAATTGAGAGGAAAAAAGTTTTTAATCGTGTTAGATGATATTTGGAACAAGGGTGACTATGATCTATACGATCTCTGGACAAGACTTCAATCCCCTTTTGGTGTCGGAGCAGGAGGAAGTAAGATAATTGTGACAACACGTGATGTGAATGTTGCAAAGATTATGGGAGCTGCTGGAGTTCATAATTTGGAGTGTATGGCAGATGATGattgttttaaaatatttgaGCGACATGCAATCGGGGAAATTAATGATGGAAAACCAGTAAATTCTGAGTTAATTCGAAcaaaaattgttgaaaaatgTCGTGGGTTACCATTTGCTGCAAGGACTCTCGGTGGTCTTTTACGTTGCAAAGAAAAGGATGAGTGGGGAGAAATATTGAACAACAAATTATGGAATATAGCAGATAAGAGTGACATTCTCCCGGTACTAAAGTTGAGCTATCACTGTCttccatcaaatttgaagagGTGTTTTGCCTATTGCTCAATACTTCCAAATGACTATGAATTTGGGGAGAAGCAGCTCGTCCTTTTGTGGATGGCAGAGGGTTTGATTCAACAAAAACCTGAACACAATAAACAAATGGAGGATTTGGGCCGCGACTACTTTCGAGAGCTATTATCGAGGTCGTTGTTTCAAAAATCCAGCAAAAACAATTCACGATATGTAATGCATGACCTCGTTAATGATTTAGCACAATGGGCAGCAGGAGAAATATGTTTTAGGTTGGACGATAAGCAAGGTGATAACTTGCAACGCACCTGCTTTCGAAGGGCTCGCCATTCGTCTTTCATTGCTGGTCAATTTGATGGAGTTATGAGATTTGAGGACTTTCCTAAAGTTGAACGTTTGCGAACATTCCTGCCACTTTCGCTTTCAGATTCCAGGGGTTGGAGTAAATATTTGTCTCATAAGGTTCTTTTTGAGTTATTACCACAGTTGCAGTACTTACGTGTGCTCTCTTTGAATGGCTATGCAATAACTGAGCTGCCAGAGTCAATCAGTGATTTGAGGTTGTTACAATATCTTGACCTTTCCTACACAGATATAATCAGTTTGCCTAAATCAACAAGCACTCTTTACAACCTGCAAACATTGATATTGGAAGGTTGTTCTAAATTGAAGTCATTGCCTGCGAACAtgagtaatctaattaatttgcGCCATCTCAACAACTCAGTTGCATATTCATTGGAAGGAATGCCTCCACAACTAGGTAAATTGGTGAATCTCCAATCATTGTCTAATTTTGTGGTTAGTGATGATAGTGGTCAATCAAGGATAAGAGAGATAGAGTTCTTATTGCATCTTTGCGGGACATTGTGCATCTCAAGATTGGAGAATGTGATTGAAGTCGAGGATGCTCGGAGGACCAACCTAAAATGCAAGGAAGGGATTGATTCGTTGGTCCTAGAATGGTCTCATTCAAGCGACACAAGAGAAATGGAATCCGATGTGCTTGACATGTTACAGCCTCATACAAAGCTCAAGGAGCTCACCATCAAGAGCTATGACGGAAATGAATTTTCATCATGGGTTGGAGTTCCTTTGTTCTCTAATATGGTGCTTGTGCGCTTAGAGGAATGCAACAATTGTTTATCGTTGCCACCTCTTGGACAATTGCCTCATCTCAAAGAACTTTATATTAGGGGAATGAATGCAGTGGAAAGTGTTGGTGCTGAGTTTTATGGAGAGTGTATCTTGCCTTTTCCGCTATTAGAGACTCTTGAGTTTGTGGAAATGCAGCATTGGAAGGAATGGCTTCCTTTCCAACTGGATCACATAAGTGGTACTTTCCCTTGCCTGAAAACACTCTTCGTAAAAAAAAGTTCTAAACTGGGGGGTAAGCTGCCAGAGAACCTCAATTCTTTAGCAAAGCTTGAAATTGttaaatgtgaagaattagtggtTTCGATTGCCAACTACAAACAACTTCGTCAGTTAAACATTGATGGTTGTAAAGTGTTTGTGCATACAGCTGCTAAGGTTGAGTTTGAGTTGTTAGAGTCCTTATGCCTTTCAAACATTTCGGAACTGCTGTCTCTGCAAACAGGGGAATTGTTCAAGAAGGGATTAACCAAGGTTAGAGATTTGAAGATTAATGGATGTGAGGAGCTGACGTCTTCAATGAAGAATGAGGGTAGATTATTGCAGCAGTTGACTTCTCTTGGCCGTTTGGAAATTGAAGACAACTCTCCTCTAGTTGAAGAATTGGGCAAAGAAGCAGAAGAGTTGTTGCAATTGCAAATATTGGAGTGCAAGCTTGAATGTTTGGAGCTAAATAAGTGCGAAAATCTTTTGAAGCTACCAGAAGGGTTAAATCAGTTGTCATCTCTTCAAGAGCTTTGCATACACAGATGTTCACTTCTAGTTTCTTTTCCAGACATTGGTCTGCCACCTTCTCTTAAAAACATCAAGATTACAGAGTGCCATTCATTGATATATTTTGCAAAATTCCAGATTCCCCAAAATCTCAGAAGAATAGAGATAAGAGATTGCAAAAGTTTGAAATCACTAGTAGATGAGGAGGTTATTGGTTCTTGGCCGTCGTCTTTTTCTCACAATTGTCTTGAGTACTTGAAAATCCAGGAATGTCAATCTCTGACGTCGTTGTCATTGAGTGGCCAGCTTCTCAGGACACTTAAACACCTTGAGATGTACGATTGTTCACAGCTGGAGTTAATAGCACAGGACGAGTTCTTCTGCGACAATACTAATCACTGTCTTGAATATGTTAGGATCTGGAAGTGCCAAAATCTGAAATCCTTACCGAATGGCTTACGCCACCTCATCAATCTTCAAACGTTGGATATTTATCACTGTGAAAGTCTTGTTTCCATCCCCAGACTGAGTAAGGGGAGAATAGCCTCCAAGCTGAGAGAGGTCGAGATCACAGATTGCGACAAATTGAAGGTGTTGCCAGAATACATGCAGAATCTCAACTCTCTTGAGGAATTGGTGATTGACTACCGTGAAGGTTTGAGTTGCTCCTTTCCCCCCAACCTCACATCTCTTACAATTTGGAAGGTCAAGAGCTGTAAGTCATTTTTGGAGTTGGAGTGGGGATTGCACAGACTCACCTCTCTTAGAAAGTTGTGGATCTACGGCAATGATCCGGATACGGTGTCGTTTCCACCCGACATGGCCCAGATGGAGACGCTCCTCCCCAAATCTCTCACTGATCTCCGAATACATGGCTTTCCAAATCTGAAGAAACTGAGCAGCAAGGGCTTTCAATTCCTCACCTCCCTTCAATCTCTGAGCCTTTTCAAATGTCCAAAGTTAGCATCCATTCCAGAGGAGTGTCTACCTCTTTCGCTTAGGCAACTTTGGATCTATGGGTGTCCTATGCTAGAAGAGAGATGCCAACGAGGAAAAGGACACTACTGGCACAAAATATCCCACATCCCTTACATAGACATAGTTGGGAAGAGGATTTGA